From a region of the Desulfovibrio sp. TomC genome:
- a CDS encoding flavodoxin family protein has protein sequence MAKKIAFILGSPRKKSNTNVLAREAMRVLAEARIAAVEIDAPRLDFKHPGCVACYKCQQSTAYGCHIKDGLGQAVSSLVDYDAIVLATPLYWLSYPAQLKMFIDRMFSLLKFGEKHEFFSPLMGKPLALLATAASGLEDNLDLLDTLWRTPTKKIEAPYLSCLFPFCQYPPGEVAKDADAMSKAAAFGQQLASLLT, from the coding sequence ATGGCCAAGAAAATCGCTTTCATACTCGGCAGCCCGCGCAAAAAGAGCAACACGAATGTACTGGCTCGGGAAGCCATGCGCGTCCTGGCTGAAGCTCGGATTGCAGCGGTCGAGATTGATGCGCCGCGGCTGGACTTCAAGCATCCCGGCTGCGTGGCCTGCTACAAGTGTCAGCAGAGCACAGCATACGGATGCCATATCAAGGACGGGCTGGGCCAGGCTGTGTCCAGCCTGGTGGACTACGACGCCATCGTCCTTGCGACTCCTTTGTATTGGTTGAGTTATCCGGCCCAGCTGAAAATGTTTATCGATCGGATGTTTTCTCTGCTCAAGTTCGGAGAAAAGCACGAATTCTTCTCCCCGCTAATGGGCAAGCCGCTGGCCCTGCTGGCCACGGCTGCCAGCGGACTCGAAGACAATCTGGATCTTTTGGATACGCTCTGGCGCACGCCAACCAAGAAAATCGAGGCTCCCTATCTTTCCTGTCTTTTTCCGTTTTGCCAGTACCCCCCGGGCGAGGTGGCCAAGGATGCGGATGCCATGTCCAAAGCTGCCGCCTTCGGCCAGCAACTGGCCAGTCTGCTCACATAG
- a CDS encoding ArsR/SmtB family transcription factor gives MFKALSNPHRLTIFLKLASCLGINSSLDTSDEGIEQCQLEQAKTLGLAPSTVSNHYKELRDSGLIRMERQGKSVRCWIDPLTLALARSALGPFPACTEHADSDKG, from the coding sequence GTGTTCAAGGCCCTCTCCAATCCCCACCGGCTGACCATTTTTCTTAAGCTGGCCAGCTGCTTGGGGATTAATTCCAGCCTGGACACCAGCGACGAGGGCATCGAACAATGTCAGCTTGAGCAAGCCAAAACACTGGGCCTGGCTCCTTCGACGGTCTCCAATCATTACAAAGAATTGCGAGACTCCGGGCTTATCCGCATGGAGCGCCAGGGAAAGAGCGTCCGGTGTTGGATTGATCCCCTAACGCTTGCATTGGCCAGGAGCGCCCTGGGGCCTTTCCCCGCCTGCACGGAACACGCAGACAGCGACAAGGGGTAA
- a CDS encoding SGNH/GDSL hydrolase family protein, which produces MLLNDHGDFVAKKKTDKEYRILVFGDSFTYAVTKPEYAFCAVLERRLNALGLDRHVRVVNLGFPSTSFPDYLERVAFWTQALEYDAVIFNVYLGNDFNDVRNIPYNPIVFQEKLRDICQFGEPYGVYTLIPHQYPFRFMDFIKAQVLFKLQNDKALRRMLFLPDLETLGVLPNAADPRYRSLLPLTPDQMASEMRSSMKPFYPETMFAYKNDLPWYELFLATATRLTTLGKPVLVMLSPPLCAVSPIVGDKAARDLGKDPAQADFALPGRITRELARQVGFPQENILDLTPCLAGETPDGHGTYSGQDTHWSPEGNAWVGDMLTGWIAARWFDRKGAGTACPSRPWDYEPIPTGLLEPMDKTAALAATIVAGCHGSATD; this is translated from the coding sequence ATGCTTCTCAACGATCATGGCGATTTCGTGGCAAAGAAAAAGACTGATAAGGAATATCGCATCCTCGTCTTCGGGGATTCCTTTACCTACGCCGTGACCAAACCGGAATATGCCTTTTGTGCCGTTCTGGAACGTCGGCTCAACGCCCTTGGCCTGGATCGTCACGTCAGAGTGGTCAACCTGGGCTTCCCCTCGACTTCATTTCCCGATTATCTGGAACGAGTCGCCTTCTGGACCCAGGCCTTGGAATACGATGCTGTCATTTTCAATGTCTATCTCGGAAACGACTTCAACGATGTGCGAAACATCCCATACAACCCCATCGTTTTTCAAGAAAAACTTCGAGATATTTGCCAGTTCGGCGAGCCATACGGCGTCTATACGCTTATCCCGCATCAGTATCCTTTCCGGTTCATGGATTTTATCAAGGCCCAAGTGCTCTTTAAACTTCAAAACGACAAGGCCCTACGCCGCATGCTCTTTTTACCGGATCTGGAGACGTTGGGCGTCCTGCCCAATGCTGCAGACCCGCGCTATCGCTCCCTCCTACCGCTTACTCCTGACCAGATGGCCTCGGAGATGCGGTCCAGCATGAAGCCCTTCTACCCCGAGACCATGTTCGCCTACAAAAACGACCTTCCCTGGTATGAACTCTTCCTGGCCACGGCGACTCGGCTTACAACCTTGGGCAAACCGGTGCTGGTCATGCTGAGCCCGCCCCTTTGCGCGGTGTCTCCGATCGTTGGCGACAAAGCGGCGCGGGATTTGGGCAAAGACCCGGCCCAGGCGGATTTTGCCCTGCCCGGGCGCATCACCCGGGAACTGGCCCGGCAGGTCGGCTTCCCCCAAGAGAACATCCTCGATCTGACCCCCTGCCTGGCCGGGGAAACGCCCGACGGACACGGAACCTACAGCGGCCAGGATACCCATTGGAGCCCGGAGGGCAACGCCTGGGTGGGCGACATGCTGACCGGCTGGATTGCCGCCCGCTGGTTCGACCGTAAGGGCGCGGGAACTGCCTGCCCGTCCCGGCCCTGGGACTACGAGCCCATCCCGACGGGCCTTTTGGAACCTATGGACAAGACAGCTGCTCTGGCCGCAACCATTGTTGCCGGCTGCCATGGAAGCGCGACAGACTGA
- a CDS encoding glycosyltransferase family 92 protein, with protein MNYIGVCAIARDEDRDLEEWIQYHAMIGVERFIIYDNESSNPIRDTLHRYTGNGFVTVIDAPGPFPQYESYQHCLDNFGHCFRWMAFIDVDEFIVLKQNKYIHSLLLEYEEFGGLVMNWVMFGSNGFIKRPQGLALEHFVARFDYGDRSSQTIKSIVQPRYVEHANLTAHHFTYIDGKYAVNEMKIPAYGNQSPFSGSKIQLNHYRHKSQEDFQKKIPTWCLSHLPASEESIWSGFYEQAYKSTVVDDGMKKHSLFIKKLSRKYQVFIDMATRGACKLEFHEFIEECSKETEKEDHEEALRLMARCGLYYNDYPDYHLQKSYIYLATGKIEQAFQCVDHVLRNNFVLEAYIALYYILVARGDTIAADGIVNYLDLMTLKHKEQNVEYDVSIDAFVESHKKGTRF; from the coding sequence ATGAATTATATAGGTGTATGTGCAATTGCTAGAGACGAAGACCGCGATTTAGAGGAATGGATTCAGTACCATGCAATGATAGGCGTTGAAAGATTTATTATATATGACAATGAAAGTTCTAATCCAATTAGAGATACGCTTCACCGTTATACAGGCAATGGCTTTGTTACTGTAATTGATGCGCCTGGGCCATTCCCACAATATGAGTCTTATCAGCACTGTCTAGATAACTTTGGACATTGTTTCCGGTGGATGGCATTTATTGATGTTGATGAATTTATTGTTCTGAAGCAAAACAAGTATATCCACTCTTTGCTGCTTGAATACGAAGAATTTGGCGGGCTTGTGATGAATTGGGTGATGTTCGGTTCGAATGGCTTCATTAAACGCCCGCAAGGCTTGGCTTTAGAGCATTTTGTTGCCAGATTTGACTACGGCGATAGAAGCTCGCAAACGATCAAATCAATAGTTCAGCCTCGCTATGTCGAACACGCCAATCTGACAGCCCATCATTTTACGTATATCGATGGGAAATATGCCGTAAATGAAATGAAAATACCTGCCTATGGGAATCAATCGCCATTTAGCGGGAGTAAGATCCAGCTCAATCATTATAGACACAAGTCTCAAGAGGATTTTCAAAAAAAGATCCCTACGTGGTGTCTGTCTCATCTGCCGGCAAGTGAAGAGTCAATCTGGAGTGGTTTTTATGAACAAGCCTATAAATCGACGGTAGTAGACGATGGAATGAAGAAACATTCGTTGTTCATAAAAAAATTGAGTAGAAAGTATCAGGTTTTTATTGACATGGCCACAAGGGGCGCTTGTAAATTAGAATTTCATGAATTTATTGAAGAATGCTCCAAAGAAACAGAAAAAGAAGACCATGAAGAAGCCTTGCGGTTGATGGCGCGTTGTGGTCTTTATTACAACGACTATCCAGATTATCATTTGCAAAAATCATATATATATTTAGCCACGGGGAAAATTGAGCAAGCTTTTCAATGTGTTGATCATGTTCTTAGAAATAATTTTGTACTGGAAGCGTATATCGCGTTGTATTATATTCTGGTTGCGCGGGGCGATACGATCGCCGCTGACGGCATAGTGAATTATTTGGATCTGATGACTTTGAAACATAAGGAACAGAACGTGGAGTATGATGTGTCTATCGATGCGTTTGTGGAGTCTCACAAGAAAGGGACTCGATTTTGA
- a CDS encoding cyclase family protein — protein sequence MKDSRYKVNLIFIAVMIFLNLASYCRAADGLSLGDAWRVIKEKKFIDLTHAFAPGSPHWKGFPDENVETMYWYEPGVGKLGSGFYAQSFTHVGQWGTHVDPPAHFVKGMRTVDQIDVKEMILPFVVIDVHEAVAKNPDYTITMDDVHKWEKEHGRIPEGAFVAMRTDWSKRWPDGVAMQNKDANGIAHYPGWSIEVLKYLYEDRRITASGHETTDTDPGAATSKDDYSLETYILQSNHYQIELLAHLDEVPEAGALVVSTFPKPKDGSGFPARVFAILP from the coding sequence ATGAAAGATAGTAGGTACAAGGTAAATCTGATTTTCATCGCGGTCATGATTTTTTTGAATTTGGCGTCTTATTGCAGGGCTGCGGACGGACTTTCCCTTGGAGATGCATGGCGAGTCATCAAGGAAAAAAAGTTCATTGATCTTACCCATGCTTTTGCGCCGGGCAGTCCGCATTGGAAGGGTTTCCCTGATGAGAACGTGGAAACTATGTATTGGTACGAACCTGGAGTGGGGAAATTGGGAAGTGGATTTTATGCCCAGTCCTTCACCCATGTAGGGCAGTGGGGAACCCATGTCGATCCCCCGGCGCATTTTGTAAAAGGGATGCGTACGGTTGATCAGATTGATGTCAAAGAAATGATTCTCCCGTTCGTTGTGATTGATGTCCATGAGGCTGTAGCTAAAAATCCTGACTATACCATTACCATGGATGACGTTCATAAATGGGAAAAGGAGCATGGCCGGATTCCGGAGGGGGCGTTTGTGGCCATGCGGACCGATTGGTCGAAACGCTGGCCGGATGGAGTTGCTATGCAGAACAAGGATGCCAATGGAATTGCGCACTATCCTGGTTGGAGCATAGAAGTGTTAAAATATCTTTATGAGGACCGAAGGATTACTGCTTCTGGCCACGAAACAACAGATACGGATCCAGGCGCGGCCACTTCCAAGGATGATTATTCTCTGGAGACCTACATATTGCAAAGTAATCACTATCAAATCGAACTGTTAGCACATTTAGATGAAGTGCCGGAAGCCGGCGCTTTGGTCGTTTCGACATTTCCAAAACCAAAGGATG